From the Pseudomonadota bacterium genome, the window TGATCCCGGCCCCGGTTTTGCCCTTTTTCAAAACGCGGTCAATTATTTTTCCAGGTAAAAATAATCAAGATGAATGGTAACCGGCTGCTGAAGCTGCACGGTAAAGAGCCGTAGATTGATAATTGTGGTCATATCCATTTTCCTGCCGGTCGGAGCATTTTTGATTTCCTTGAGCGGGATGGAAAAATCATTCCATCCTGGTTGGCAGGTTAACCGCCGATTGAAGCGATCATGGTAGTCATTGCCAGATTTGGCGTGGAAGCGGTCGTGAAGGCGGCAGACGATGATCAATGGTGTTTCCGTCCCGTTGTGGATACTGAAATGCAGGCTGGTATATTGCGACCAGTCCGGAGGGAAATAAAGGAGGGAATCTCCTGAATACTGCTCGGTGGTCAGCAGAACTTTAAGGGAAGAGTGCCCATGGCGGGCCAGCTGGTGGTCTATCTGCCCTTGTTCCCATCGACTTAGCTCAAATGGTGTTTCAAAATCAGCCAGCAGGGGGAACTGATCTCTGGCTATGGTTTCATCGATCAGGGCTTTCCCCAGGGGGATGAGGGTAATGATGGTCAGGAAAATGACCAGAAACCGGAATTTTCGCTGGCGGCTTGAGCACAGCGATGTCCTGGCTGGCAACAGGAATGCTGCCGCGATCAGGGTTCCCAGGCAGTCGCGCCAGATATCAGCGATATCCAGTGTTCGCTGAGAGAATATCTGCATAACTTCCGTGGTCCCTCCGGCCAGGAGTGTCAGAAATAGCAGCATGCTGAGCAAAGGCAGGAATTTTCGGGGCAGGAATTTTTTCCCATGATACCAGATAATGACACTTAGGGCGGCAAAGAGAATGATGTGGCCCAGGTTCCAGGCCTGGGTAGCCGAGCGCAGGCTATCATCCGGTCCCCTGTAAAACAGTAATATGCTGCCAAAGACAGCACAGAGATAAGAGGCAAATCTTTTTGCTGGCGTAATAGAGCCGGTTGTCATGTTGAAATCTCTGTAGTCAGTTTTTTCCTGTCTTCTTGTAACACAAACTTCAGGCGAATAAAAAAGCTAAAAGCGTTGTAGCTGCTTGAGCGTATTTCAAGCCGGCTGGCCGCATGTTGAAGGGGTATTCGCCGGATAGTGCCATGGCTGAAGAATGATGAAAAATCATGCCTGAACTGCCGGAAGTTGAAACTGTTGCCAGGGTTTTACATCCGCATCTTCTTGGACGGAAGATGACCAGAGTAGATGTCCTGACGGATAAGCTTCGCAAGCCTCTTGCTCCTTTTAAGCAGAAGTTGCCGGATGTGTTGGATAAGGAAATTATCAAAATTTCCCGGCGGGCAAAGTATATTGTGCTTGAATTTACCGGCATGCGGGTCATGCTGCTGCATCTGGGAATGAGTGGTTCCCTGAAAATTGTTCCAGGGGAGTTGCCAGTGGAAAAGCATGAACGTATAATCTGGTTTTTAGATGATGGTTGCAGTCTGCGTTTTCATGATCCCCGTAAATTTGGTCTGGTTGACATCCTGCCGCTGCACATTCCAGGATCTCTCCCTGAATGTCTGGACAATCTGCCGCCTGAACCCCTTGGGGAGCATTTTTCCTCCAGCTATCTCCATCGCCTGAGCCGTGGCCGCCGGCGACCGATCAAATCACTGTTGATGGACAATAATTTTGTGGTTGGGATTGGTAATATTTATGCCAGCGAATCACTGTTTCGGGCTGGCATTCGGCCAACGAAAGCGGCAGGCAAACTGAGCCAACGGCAGTATTTAGCCTTGGTTGAGGCTATTAAGCAGGTGTTAACCGAGGCCATTGCCGCTGGCGGGACCACTATCAGTGATTTTGTCGGTCTGGATGGGACTGAAGGCAGGTTTGCCCGCCATTTGAATGTCTATGGACGGGCAGGCGAAACCTGTTTGACCTGTCATCAGGCAGCCATTTTGAAAACCGTCATTGGCGGTCGTTCGACTTATTATTGTCCCCATTGTCAAAGATAGGCATTGTTATTACATAAGGTCATGGTGTTTTTTAACCGGGCCGAGTTCTCGTACTTTTGTTCCTCAATTGCCGAAAAAAACAGCGGTATCTCCAATGGCGGGTAAACTAAGATTATATAGGGGACGTCTATAATCAGTGGTGGAACCTTACAGGTATGATGTCTTCAGGTCGTGATGACTATGGGCTCAGTAGTTGGACAAAAAGACCATTTTGCAAGGTAGCCTGTAAATGACCTTGCGGATATTGAATCTTTATGGATCATAATACCTTTGACCAGTTCCTGGACCAATGGCAGAATGATATTTACCGGATGATACGATCCCGGGTTAATGCCCCGGCTGATGCGGAAGATATCATGCAGGACGTGTTGCTGAAGCTTTACCGTGGGCTTGACAGTTTTCGCGGTGAATCGCAATTGAAAACCTGGATATACCGACTGGTAAAAAATGCAATTGCTGATTACTATCGGAAGCCATGGTGGAAATTTGACTGGGTTAGGGAGCGGGACTTTCCCGATGGTTCAAAATCGCAGCCGGCATTGGAGCAATATTTTGATGAACAACAAGTTTCAGCTTTGGATGCAGTCCTCAGTAAAGAGCAGGGGAAACACCTTTTGACGCTGATGAATCGTCTCAGCCCGGCAGAAAAGGAATATTTTAGCCTCAGGTTTTTGGATGGTTTTTCATTATTGCAGATATCAGAGGCGGCCGGTAAAAATCTGAATACAATTAAGACCCATCTTTATCGGGCGGTTAAAAAGATGAAAACTTACTTGCTGGAGGAGTCATGATGGATAACTCGTTATCTTCATCCACTTGTGAAGATCATCTGCTGGAGGTCCTCATTGATGGTGAGCAGTGCGCTCAGGGTTCACAGGAACATGTTTCCTCCTGTTCGAGCTGCCGGCAGCAACTGCTACGTTTTCAACAACAGGTGGATGATACTCGTGATTACCTTGCTCCGACGACCTTGCAAATGCAGCGGATTCGGGCTAAGGTACGGGATGAAATTGAGCGAAAGACTAATCGGGGATTTAGCTGGCAGCCGGCATGGACTTCAGTGATGGTTCTGGGATGTTTTATTTTGCTGACTTTTATGATACCTTACCACTTTCCGCCGGTGGCCCAGGTGTCCCTGGAAAGCCCATCGCTATTTGCCAGCGCCGACAGCCTGGAAGTTATGGCGGATCAATTACTGCCGGGCACGGCGGCTTCTGAACCTGTTTGGGTCAGTACTTTGAGTGGTGGAATCCTGGAGAGTGAGATTATGGAACAAATAGACGAGATGATAGAATTTGTTATTCCCGAAGCAGGAGAGCAAACATGAACCGGAAAAAGACTTTGTTTATGGTACTGGTGGTCACTCTTGGTTTGTCGGCGGCATTGTCAGGATGGGCTGGCAGCCGGACAGATTTATTGCGAAAATGGTGGCGTAATGATCGCTTTGCGGCCCGTTTGGGTTTGACGGCGGACCAAAAACAGAAACTGGATAAACTTTTTTCCGGGCATCGGCTTGAATTTATTGAATTACGCACAGAGGTAGACAAAAGTGGGGTGCGGCTGGAACGGGCCATGGAGTCAAAGGACTTTTCAGCAGATCAGGCAAGAGAACGGCTGGCTGACGCTCAGCGTGCCAATGAAAGGCTGAATAATGCTCGCATGGAATATCTGCTGGAGGTGAGGGGAATCCTTTCTCGGGAGCAGTTTATGAAGTTAAAGAAAGTTACAGAGGAGAGGCGACAGAGGCGGCAGAAAAAATAGTTGATGGCGTGTCTGAAACCGCATGCAGGTGAGATTGTTTTTGAGATTAAACCTAACGGAAAGGAGTAACAGATGAGTGGCCGGTCATTTTGTCCGATAAAGGATCAAT encodes:
- a CDS encoding RNA polymerase sigma factor: MDHNTFDQFLDQWQNDIYRMIRSRVNAPADAEDIMQDVLLKLYRGLDSFRGESQLKTWIYRLVKNAIADYYRKPWWKFDWVRERDFPDGSKSQPALEQYFDEQQVSALDAVLSKEQGKHLLTLMNRLSPAEKEYFSLRFLDGFSLLQISEAAGKNLNTIKTHLYRAVKKMKTYLLEES
- a CDS encoding periplasmic heavy metal sensor: MNRKKTLFMVLVVTLGLSAALSGWAGSRTDLLRKWWRNDRFAARLGLTADQKQKLDKLFSGHRLEFIELRTEVDKSGVRLERAMESKDFSADQARERLADAQRANERLNNARMEYLLEVRGILSREQFMKLKKVTEERRQRRQKK
- a CDS encoding VanZ family protein, which translates into the protein MTTGSITPAKRFASYLCAVFGSILLFYRGPDDSLRSATQAWNLGHIILFAALSVIIWYHGKKFLPRKFLPLLSMLLFLTLLAGGTTEVMQIFSQRTLDIADIWRDCLGTLIAAAFLLPARTSLCSSRQRKFRFLVIFLTIITLIPLGKALIDETIARDQFPLLADFETPFELSRWEQGQIDHQLARHGHSSLKVLLTTEQYSGDSLLYFPPDWSQYTSLHFSIHNGTETPLIIVCRLHDRFHAKSGNDYHDRFNRRLTCQPGWNDFSIPLKEIKNAPTGRKMDMTTIINLRLFTVQLQQPVTIHLDYFYLEK
- the mutM gene encoding bifunctional DNA-formamidopyrimidine glycosylase/DNA-(apurinic or apyrimidinic site) lyase, giving the protein MPELPEVETVARVLHPHLLGRKMTRVDVLTDKLRKPLAPFKQKLPDVLDKEIIKISRRAKYIVLEFTGMRVMLLHLGMSGSLKIVPGELPVEKHERIIWFLDDGCSLRFHDPRKFGLVDILPLHIPGSLPECLDNLPPEPLGEHFSSSYLHRLSRGRRRPIKSLLMDNNFVVGIGNIYASESLFRAGIRPTKAAGKLSQRQYLALVEAIKQVLTEAIAAGGTTISDFVGLDGTEGRFARHLNVYGRAGETCLTCHQAAILKTVIGGRSTYYCPHCQR